Proteins encoded within one genomic window of Couchioplanes caeruleus:
- a CDS encoding STAS domain-containing protein — protein sequence MHVSVIGNPDDTVVVTVRGNLDLDTAPVLRTTLHQVLDRPLPRIVIDLSGVEFCDSTGLSAFVIGHRRAAAVGGWLRLAAPGGWLDGLLRTVGLVPALAVYPSVAEALADEPDASGL from the coding sequence GTGCACGTGTCCGTCATCGGCAACCCGGACGACACCGTCGTCGTGACCGTCCGCGGCAACCTGGACCTGGACACCGCCCCGGTCCTGCGGACCACCCTCCATCAGGTGCTCGACCGCCCGCTGCCGCGGATCGTGATCGACCTGTCCGGGGTCGAGTTCTGCGACTCGACCGGGCTGAGCGCCTTCGTGATCGGGCATCGCCGCGCGGCCGCGGTGGGCGGCTGGCTGCGCCTCGCCGCGCCGGGCGGCTGGCTGGACGGTCTGTTGCGGACGGTCGGCCTGGTGCCCGCCCTCGCCGTCTATCCCAGCGTCGCGGAAGCCCTCGCCGACGAGCCCGATGCGTCCGGCTTATAA
- a CDS encoding copper resistance CopC/CopD family protein, producing the protein MGLATLVLPASPVSAHAALVGAAPEPGSVIDAPPAEIVVQFTEAVTPVTSRIQVLAPDGKRITGTVTASGPTLRIQVRRAAQPLGTYLVSYRVVSADSHPIGGAMTFSVGAPSARPAESDPTGVHPSVAVAGPAFKVIGYAGLALIAGPALLLALLWPRRVSRRGPVLLVRTGLIGTAAATLGALWTQAPASSGAPWWDVSVTELADVLASPYGLALLARLAVLAVVAVLLPPVLRGEGGRRRGAALLVLGLGGLATWPLTGHATESPLSGAIVAADVIHMAAMAGWLGGLVTLSCFLLRRAHPRVLGRILPVWSRWAALAVVWLVGAGVVQAVVQLGSVGALWSTAYGRLLLGKVAVLAAVLGLAAVARSFVQRSRVTTAGPGPLRRTVRIEVASTVVILGLSAVLVQTTPGRAAGPEQAATSERGVSQTLTSELFTLQYSVYPVELGENNTVHGFTYTPEGKPLPAQEWTVTTRLQGQDLEPITQPMLPLHPRNDAMGALTFPLPGTYDVTFTVRTTEIDQATVRTTITVPQVPRRP; encoded by the coding sequence GTGGGACTCGCCACCTTGGTGCTGCCCGCCTCGCCGGTGAGTGCGCACGCGGCGCTGGTCGGCGCCGCCCCGGAGCCGGGCTCGGTGATCGACGCTCCCCCGGCCGAGATCGTCGTCCAGTTCACCGAGGCGGTCACCCCCGTCACGAGCCGGATCCAGGTCCTGGCCCCGGACGGCAAGCGGATCACCGGTACGGTCACCGCGTCCGGGCCGACCCTGCGCATCCAGGTCCGCCGCGCCGCCCAGCCGCTGGGCACCTACCTGGTCAGCTACCGGGTCGTGTCGGCCGACAGCCATCCGATCGGCGGCGCTATGACCTTCTCGGTGGGCGCGCCGTCGGCACGGCCCGCGGAGAGCGACCCCACCGGCGTGCACCCGTCGGTCGCGGTCGCCGGCCCCGCCTTCAAGGTCATCGGGTACGCCGGCCTGGCGCTGATCGCCGGTCCGGCGCTGCTGCTCGCCCTGCTGTGGCCCCGGCGGGTGTCCCGGCGCGGCCCGGTCCTGCTGGTCCGGACCGGGCTGATCGGCACCGCCGCGGCGACCCTCGGCGCGCTGTGGACCCAGGCCCCGGCCAGCAGCGGCGCGCCCTGGTGGGACGTCTCGGTGACCGAGCTCGCGGACGTGCTGGCGAGCCCGTACGGGCTGGCCCTGCTCGCGCGCCTGGCGGTGCTGGCCGTCGTCGCGGTGCTGCTGCCGCCGGTCCTGCGCGGCGAGGGTGGCCGCCGGCGCGGCGCGGCGCTGCTCGTGCTCGGCCTCGGCGGCCTGGCGACCTGGCCGCTGACCGGGCACGCCACCGAGTCGCCGCTGTCCGGCGCGATCGTCGCCGCCGACGTGATCCACATGGCCGCGATGGCCGGGTGGCTCGGCGGCCTCGTGACCCTGTCGTGCTTCCTGTTGCGCCGGGCGCACCCGCGGGTGCTCGGCCGGATCCTGCCGGTCTGGTCGCGCTGGGCCGCGCTGGCCGTGGTCTGGCTGGTCGGTGCCGGCGTGGTACAGGCCGTGGTCCAGCTCGGCTCGGTCGGCGCGCTGTGGAGCACCGCGTACGGCCGGCTCCTGCTGGGCAAGGTCGCGGTCCTGGCGGCCGTCCTCGGGCTGGCGGCCGTGGCCCGCTCCTTCGTCCAGCGGTCACGGGTGACCACGGCGGGACCCGGGCCGCTGCGCCGTACGGTGCGCATCGAGGTCGCCTCGACCGTCGTGATCCTCGGGCTCAGCGCGGTGCTGGTGCAGACGACGCCCGGCCGCGCCGCCGGGCCGGAGCAGGCGGCGACCTCCGAGCGGGGCGTGTCGCAGACCCTCACCTCGGAGCTGTTCACCCTGCAGTACTCCGTCTATCCCGTGGAGCTGGGCGAGAACAACACGGTGCACGGCTTCACCTACACGCCCGAGGGCAAGCCGCTGCCGGCGCAGGAATGGACCGTGACGACCCGGCTCCAGGGACAGGACCTCGAGCCGATCACCCAGCCGATGCTGCCGCTGCACCCGCGCAACGACGCCATGGGGGCGCTGACCTTCCCGCTGCCGGGAACGTACGACGTCACGTTCACCGTGCGCACCACGGAGATCGACCAGGCCACGGTCCGCACGACGATCACGGTCCCGCAGGTTCCGCGACGCCCCTGA
- the pgm gene encoding phosphoglucomutase (alpha-D-glucose-1,6-bisphosphate-dependent) yields the protein MSVHPRAGTPADSRDTIDVPRVVLSYYTEHPDPTVTAQRVAFGTSGHRGSSLRTAFTEDHIVATSQAIVEYRRNQGTDGPLFLGRDTHALSEPALVSALEVFAANEVKVFVDSRDGYTPTPALSHAILTYNRGRTSGLADGVVVTPSHNPPDDGGFKYNPPNGGPAGTDATTWIQDRANALIAGGLKEVRRSGAARARACEWVSGYDYLSAYVDDLGSVIDMAAIRAAGVRIGADPLGGASVAYWGEIGARYGLDLTVVNPQVDPTFRFMTLDWDGKIRMDCSSPYAMASLIEQKDRFQIATGNDADADRHGIVTPDGGLMNPNHYLAVAISYLFRVRTDWPSGAAIGKTLVSSSMIDRVAADLGRPLDEVPVGFKWFVPGLLDGSIGFGGEESAGASFLRRDGGPWSTDKDGILLNLLASEILATTGRTPSEHYRELTETFGAPAYARIDAPATREEKAVLAKLSPSQVSARELDGEPITAVLTTAPGNDAPIGGLKVVTESGWFAARPSGTEDVYKIYAESFRGPEALARIQEEARAVVSAALKG from the coding sequence ATGTCTGTGCACCCCCGCGCCGGCACTCCCGCCGACTCCCGTGACACCATCGACGTGCCTCGGGTGGTCCTCAGCTACTACACCGAACATCCCGATCCGACCGTCACCGCGCAGCGTGTGGCGTTCGGGACCTCAGGTCACCGGGGTTCCAGCCTGCGGACGGCGTTCACCGAGGACCACATCGTCGCCACCAGCCAGGCCATCGTCGAGTACCGCAGGAACCAGGGCACGGACGGTCCGCTCTTCCTCGGCCGCGACACCCACGCGCTGTCCGAGCCCGCCCTGGTCTCCGCCCTCGAGGTCTTCGCCGCCAACGAGGTGAAGGTGTTCGTCGACAGCCGGGACGGCTACACCCCGACGCCGGCGCTGTCGCACGCCATCCTCACGTACAACCGGGGCCGCACGTCCGGGCTCGCCGACGGCGTCGTGGTGACCCCGTCGCACAACCCGCCCGACGACGGCGGCTTCAAGTACAACCCGCCAAACGGCGGACCCGCCGGCACCGACGCCACCACCTGGATCCAGGACCGGGCCAACGCGTTGATCGCCGGCGGCCTCAAGGAGGTACGCCGGTCCGGCGCCGCCCGCGCCCGGGCCTGCGAGTGGGTGTCCGGCTACGACTACCTCTCCGCGTACGTGGACGACCTGGGTTCCGTGATCGACATGGCGGCGATCCGGGCGGCGGGGGTGCGCATCGGCGCCGATCCGCTGGGCGGGGCGTCGGTGGCGTACTGGGGCGAGATCGGCGCCCGGTACGGGCTGGACCTGACCGTGGTCAACCCGCAGGTCGACCCGACCTTCCGGTTCATGACCCTGGACTGGGACGGCAAGATCCGGATGGACTGCTCGTCGCCGTACGCGATGGCCTCGCTGATCGAGCAGAAGGACCGGTTCCAGATCGCCACCGGCAACGACGCCGACGCCGACCGGCACGGCATCGTCACGCCCGACGGCGGGCTGATGAACCCGAACCACTACCTGGCCGTCGCCATCTCCTACCTGTTCCGGGTGCGGACCGACTGGCCGTCGGGCGCTGCGATCGGCAAGACCCTGGTCTCCTCGTCGATGATCGACCGGGTCGCGGCGGACCTGGGCCGCCCGCTCGACGAGGTGCCGGTGGGCTTCAAGTGGTTCGTGCCCGGCCTGCTGGACGGCTCTATCGGCTTCGGCGGCGAGGAGAGCGCGGGCGCGTCCTTCCTGCGCCGCGACGGCGGTCCGTGGAGCACCGACAAGGACGGCATCCTGCTGAACCTGCTCGCCTCGGAGATCCTGGCCACCACCGGGCGCACGCCCAGCGAGCACTACCGCGAGCTCACCGAGACCTTCGGCGCGCCCGCGTACGCCCGCATCGACGCCCCGGCGACCCGCGAGGAGAAGGCGGTCCTGGCGAAGCTGTCGCCGTCGCAGGTCTCCGCCCGGGAGCTGGACGGCGAGCCGATCACGGCGGTGCTGACCACCGCGCCGGGCAACGACGCCCCCATCGGCGGCCTCAAGGTGGTCACCGAGTCCGGCTGGTTCGCCGCGCGCCCCTCCGGCACCGAGGACGTCTACAAGATCTACGCCGAGTCGTTCCGGGGCCCGGAGGCGCTGGCCCGGATCCAGGAGGAGGCCCGGGCCGTCGTCTCCGCCGCCCTCAAGGGCTAG
- a CDS encoding response regulator, which yields MATRVMVVDDQLMVRAGIAAIVDAEADLTIVGEAGDGAAALEVAERVRPDVVLMDIRMPGMDGLTATARLTAAPRPPRVLVLTTFHQDAYVFEALKAGASGFVLKDTEPADLLAAIRVVADGEAMLSPAVTRRLIDAFAGGAVIATPGEDSRLAGLTPREREVLVSIARGLSNAEIGAALGITTGTVKAHVNALLAKLGVRDRVQATIVAYNLGLVRPSP from the coding sequence ATCGCAACCCGGGTGATGGTCGTCGACGACCAGTTGATGGTGCGGGCCGGCATCGCGGCCATCGTCGACGCCGAGGCCGATCTGACCATCGTCGGCGAGGCCGGCGACGGCGCGGCGGCCCTCGAGGTCGCGGAGCGGGTCCGGCCGGACGTCGTGCTGATGGACATCCGGATGCCGGGCATGGACGGGCTGACCGCCACGGCCCGGCTGACCGCCGCGCCGCGGCCGCCGCGGGTGCTGGTGCTCACCACGTTCCACCAGGACGCCTACGTCTTCGAGGCGCTCAAGGCGGGCGCGTCCGGCTTCGTCCTCAAGGACACCGAGCCGGCCGACCTGCTGGCGGCGATCCGGGTGGTCGCCGACGGCGAGGCGATGCTCAGCCCGGCCGTCACCCGGCGGCTGATCGACGCGTTCGCCGGCGGCGCCGTGATCGCCACTCCCGGCGAGGATTCCCGGCTGGCGGGACTGACCCCGCGCGAGCGCGAGGTGCTGGTCAGCATCGCCCGGGGGCTGTCCAACGCCGAGATCGGCGCGGCGCTGGGCATCACGACCGGCACGGTGAAAGCACACGTCAACGCCCTGCTGGCCAAGCTCGGCGTCCGCGACCGGGTGCAGGCGACGATCGTCGCCTACAACCTCGGCCTGGTGCGCCCTAGCCCTTGA